Part of the Nicotiana sylvestris chromosome 2, ASM39365v2, whole genome shotgun sequence genome, ttacagaagatggggtcctcagatatcgaggacgattatgtgtgcctaatgttgcagggctgcgtcagcaggttatgggagaaactcattattctcgttattctatccatccaggagaaacaaagatgtatcatgatatcagaaAAGTGTATTGGTTGGAcgaaatgaaaaaggatatagcagagtttgttTCTCAGTGTCCTAATTATCAGCAGGTTAaaattgagcatcagaaacccaGTGGATTATTGCAAGTTatgagattccgacttggaaatgggaagtaatcaatatagaCTTCATCGTAGGTTTACCTCATACCCAACATAAGTTTGATTTAATATGAGTGATTGtttataggcttacaaagtcaacccattttctgcccgttagaactatgtattcctcagaggattatgcgaggctttatataaaggagatagtacgactacatggtgtccctgtatctattatctcgaatAGAGGAGCTCAacttacagctaacttctggaggtccttccaaaagggattggggactcaagtaagtctaagtacaacattttatccccagacagacggacaggctgagcgtactattcaaatactggaggatatgttacaagcttgtgtaatagacttcaaaggtagctgggatgatcatctgccactTATTGAGTTAGCTATAATAATAGCTACAattccagcattcagatgactccatacgaagctctttacggacggaagtgtaggtcgcctaaagggtggtttgatgttggagaatctggattacacgggctagacctggttcagcaagccatagaaaaagtaaatttgattcgggatcgactattgacagctcaaagtcgtcagaagtcatattctgacgtacgatgacgagatttagagttctgggttgatgactgggtattcttaaaagtatcgcctatgaagggtgtgatgaggtttgggaagaaaggcaaacttttcccacggtatattgggccttgtaggatcattcagagagtgggccgagtagcttatgagttaaaattgccctcggaattggagtccgTCCATCCAGTTTtacacgtatctatgttacgaaagtgcattggcgatcctacttgagtagtgcccacgaatgatgtatagattacagaggacttgtcatacgaggaaattccagttgccattttAGATCGATAAAtccgcaagctgcggaataaggaggtagcttccgtgaaagtactttggagaaacaacaatgtggaagaaatgacatgggaggccgaggaaaatatgaaatctagatatccctacttattttctCCTAAAGAGAAGGGtgcgactgagacgtcataatcataaggtacgtgtataagttcttatgttggttattgtcgttggtcgtgtgaggccatgatcgttattcataattatggtcctgtgtggcattggattattaagcttctacgagGAGAATTGGTAGTGGTGCTGTTACAAAGgtgaccctgccaaagttatgcAGATTAtagggagttgaacattcgaggacgaatgtttctaagggggaaagGATGTTACAtttcgcattttcgtacgttaaaatttcgttttcagttaaccgacgtagactcggggatgagatcatcatgacgttaacgtacttacgctatttataataagcgataaataagtgttataaaagataaaagggtacgcggattaaagaaaacgagtttcgttgaaagtggtctatttagaataaaatacgggtcgagcgataatacccgataattatgaactagtaccatgcaaggtaccatatgaccacgatagtataatatataaagtatatactccctccattttaatttatatgaacctatttcctttttagtccgtgccaaaaagaatggcccctttccttatttggaaacagtTTACTTTtacacaatgatttatagccacacaaaatatatgtgcctcattttacaccacgagatcaaaagtcttctctcttttcttaaactccgtgctgagtcaaatgggttcacataaattgaaacagagggagtatgaagtattttaaaaataaatagaattttagtaatttgtgataatttttaaattatgcgggtaattgattaattatcgggtaacaagacattacccagttaactaataagtgaataaaaaattaataaattatatcccacccccaccccacgtggcaagaagccacaacattagaaatgactaagtagtcattgTTGCCACATGGCTAATTGTAAATATAACTAATACATGACTTAAGTCTTAGTAAATAAGACTTGTATCTAAGAACTTAGTAATGAATTCATTTGATAAAAAAACATATTCTGTATTTGGTTCACAAACCAAGGACGCTAGAAACAAAAGCTTTTCGTCCAAATATTCAAAACCATAGCATGGTTTCGTTCAAGGATTAAGaaagcagaagcttaatccgatttttggaATTCTAAGGAATATTacacggagttttccctactccaggtatgttaatgcccttccttctttcttttagcatgatccaaattatactgaagaaacgaacaAATAcgcagtttccataaattactctattcatagaattattaggggGTGTTTATAATCTTGATTTcccaaaaaaaattattattattttctattcatgggtctcagaataatacgcagttggaaaagtttatccggaaggaatatcgagattattatgtatttttcatgcatttcactcatttttacatgtgcattgacccatgaccagatggtgttatatacgcatatatatgtaaatatatgtatatgggatatggaaaaaggttacggcattatagacgcaccactacctgatcagctggtatatgatgatgatattacccacaatggctgaaatatgattcaaacggcgttatatatgcgtatatatgtatgtatatgtatatgagatatgggaagacATTATGACGTTATAAACGCACCACCacatgatcagctggtatatgttgatgatgtgcccacaatggccgagacgatatgatgggatgccctcagtggcttgatgatattatgtacacccatacttattcatggcatgacatttatacgcatgtgcatgatattataaacgtttcaaaatttacagagttattcagatttaaaggtatttctgtattccatgtttcatctatgtctttacGTGCTTATTTTCATGCCTCACacactcagtacatttttcgtactgatgccttatttcatggggcctgcgtttcatgcctgcaggtgcaggtaggcaagctgacggtccccattCTTAGGATTCTTGAtaagcgagagttggcgtgctccacttgatccgaagCTGCTTTTTGTTTTGGTACGATacatttacatatatatatatatatatatatatatatatatatatatgtatgtatgtatatgggtatgacgtgactcagtcccgtctttgtacagttatgtttctataaaaggtctgtagacaatatgtctagttgggttgtatgtggccttgtcggctttcaattttggatgtataattgaatatagcagccttgccggctcgcccattgTATTCTTcacgtatacgtacatatgccttgatggcaggtttcctttacgtatgttatttttgtaatgcagcagatgttatataggttcatatcttagacgtatgcttaggggtgtttgacagataggactcaggcacccgtcgcggcctatcggtttgggtcgtgacaaaagtcgtatcagagcagttctgtcctagggttgcctacagaccgtgtctagtagagtcttgtttatgggtgtgtcatgcaccacacttatagataggaggctacaggacatataagatgttatcctctcttcttataTTAGATCGTGCAATATAAGCATTCGTGTTCCTAACGATGTGTTACGTTTTTAGCGATGCCTTCGAATACTACAACCTCTAGCACGGGTCAGAAGGCTACGAAAGTGCTAGAAtgagagataagttatactatggaaTCAGACCCATCGtagatcatgggttctattgaggaggatctaTTGGAGGATCCATATGAGCCATCCGTTCGCGTTGTTTCGACCACTCCAGCAGTAGATAGGGTAAGAGGAGTTCCGACCTCATCAAGGCCCTTAGTTACAGCCCAttgatcagggtatgaggggagtagtgcatggattggcacaggtgggattccctcaggctcaaaactatgtcaaggtatttgagGAAACCAACTCTTCTAAGGTTCcggatagtccacagtcttgggagtccgtcaatcaaggttcgtcagtgtatgttatgggatacgcagagaaagaagatagtagtcgggccaagaaaaggaaggtaactgataaggacaTGAAGATTCCACTTCGAAGTGTGTCtgatcgaggttcttatataggacgaggcaaggaccctctactgtagacttcctccaagtgtcagtttttggttggtgagttccacctcttcttaGGATATTACCAAGTCAGGGTTTTAAAGGTATTTGGTTATTTTATGAGGATGTAGGGAGCCCCgtcccgacttgtatatattatggttatgcctacttagaggttttgcaggTAGTATCATGTAtataggtttgggtcgtgacataggccacctctccaatcctctcaagaatctcaaaaggtctgatatacctagggctcaacttatccttcttcccgaacctcataacacccttcatgggcgagaCCTGGAGCAATGCTCGCTCCCTAGCTATGAATGCAATGTCACGAACCTTTCGATccacataactcttctatctacaTTGGGTTGTGCGAAGCCGATcttgaatcaatttaaccttttccaaagcatcctgatccaggtcagtacccaatagcctagccttgcttggctcaaaccaacccatcggagaccgacaccgcctccCACACAAGGCCTGATACGGACCCATTTGAATGCTCgattggtagctattgttgtaggtaaactccgAAAgcagcaagaactgatcccaagaacccccaaactccatcacacatgcacgaagcatatcctccaatatctgagtAGTGCGCTCAGACTATTCATTCATCTGAGGGTGGAatgttgtgcttaactcaacccgtgtgcccaacttaCGCTATACTGCGTTCCAGAATCGCGATGTAAACTGCGTATCTTGATCAGAGATGATGGATACCGACACGCCATGAAGTCAGACAATCTCGCGAATATAGACTTGAGCCAGctactctgaagaataagtagtcaccaCTAAAATGAAatgagccgacttggtcaacctatcagcAATCACCCATattgcatcaaacttcttctgagtccgtgggatcccaacaacaaaatccatggtaacttgcttccatttccactcaggaatctcaagcctctgaagtaacccacctggccgatgatgctcatactttacctgctgataatttaggcaccgagctacatactctattatgtctttcttcattttcctccactaaatagtgctgtctcaagtcccgatacatcttagtggcacatgaaaaaataaagtaatgcgaactataggcctcctgAAGAATTAACTTGCACAAACTATCTATATTGAGCACAAATAGCCGGCCTACAACTGTAACACACTGTCATCTccaatagtaacctccttggaatcaccgtgctgaaccatgtctttgaggacaaacaaatgggGGTCGTCATATTGacactctctgatacgatcatatagGGAGGATTGAGAAACCACAGAAGCCAATACTTGACTCGGCTCCGAAACATCCATTCTAACAAACTGGTtggacaaggcctgaacatccaatgctaatGGCCTCTCCGCTTCCAGTAGATATGCTTAACTGCCCAAGCTCTCCGACTTTTGGTTCAAGGCATCGGGAACCATATTGACCTTCCCAGGAAGAtgtagaatggtgatatcatagtccttaagcaactctaaccatctccgctgccgcaagttaagatccttctatttgaacagatGTTATAGAATTCGGTGGTCGGTATAGACCTCACAAAGGACACCTTCCAAATagtgccgccaaatcttcaagacATGAACAATAACTGCTAACTCAAGGCcgtggacatgataattcttctcatgtaccttcattTGTCTAGATGCGTAGGCGATTACCCTACCGTCTTACATCAACACCGCGTCGAGGCCAACATGCGACACATCACAATACAtagtgtaagaccccgaacccgtaggcaacaccaacactggtgTTGTATTCAAagcaatcttgagcttctgaaagctctctttaCACTTCTCGGTCCACCtgaatgaagcacccttctgggtcaatctggctATATGTGTatcaatagatgagaaaccctctacaaatcgacggtaataccctgccaaaccaagaaaaattTAGATCTCAGTAGCTGAAGACTGTCTGGGCCAACTCAGCACTGCTTCAATGTTCTTcagatctaccttgatcccctcactcgacactaAATGCCCTAAAAACGCCACTAATCAAGCTAGAATTCACATTTTCAAATTTTTGCATacaatttcttttctctcaaggtctgaagcacaatcctcaAGTATTTCTCATGATCATCTCAACTCTGGGAGTACactaagatatcatcaataaacacaatgataaatgagtcaagatagggctggaatacactgttcatcaagtgcatgaatgatgttgagGAGTTGGTCAGCCTGAATGACAttacaaggaactcgtaatgaccataccaaatcctgaaggcagtcttgggAATATTCAGATCCTAAATCTTTAATTGATGATAACTTGACCgcaaatcaatctttgagaatacTCTAGCACCCTGTAGCTGATCaaatatgtcatcaacatatgTCAATAGATACctattcttcactgtaaccttgttcaactatcgataatcaatacacatgcacatagaaccatcctttttctttacaaacaagaccggatcaccccaaggtgacatagtaggccgaatgaaacccttatcaagcaactcttgcaactgctcttttaactccttcaGCTTCATTGGGGCCATACATTATAGttgaatagaaatggactgagtgcctggcaataaatcaataccaaagttaaCATCCATGTGGGGCAACATGCACCCGAAGATCCACCAAAAATACATCTGGATAGTCTCTCACTACCGGAACTGACTCAACGGTAGGAGTATTAATACTGAcaccctcacaaaggctagatatgtaTCACACCCCTTCACAACCATCTGGCGTGCCTTAAAGAAAGATACTACCCTACTAGGAATATAATCCAAAGAACCCCTCCACCCCAACCGCGAcaaacctggcatagccaacgtcactatcttggcatgacaatcaagaataatatgatagggcaacaaccagtccatgcccaaaataacatcaaaatctaccatactgagcaacaaCAGGTCATCTCTGGTCTCAAAGCTACTAAGAACAACTAAACACGACCAATACACATAgtcaacaataatagaatccccCAACTGGCATGGACATATAAATAGGAAAACTCAAGAAATCATGGGATATACCAAAATATGGAGCAAAGtaagatgatacataagaataaatggagcctggatcaaataagactgatgcatATCTATGACAAACCGaaacaatacttgtgatgactGAGTTTGATGCAACCGCCTCCGTCCTAGTCAGAAGAGAATAACATGTCGACTagactccccctctagggcgacccttaCCCtctcgacctctacctctagaTGCTTGTGTAGGTGGAGTGGCAACTTGTGCGGTAACTATTGCCTGAGAAGTTTGGGGGCCCTGTGGAATAAGTGGAGTTTGAGTAGTCTGTGGAGGTTCACTCCTCCTGAGTCTGGGAAGTCCCTCATCATATGAAGTGTAtcgccatactcaaaacaagctctccgAGGACGTGGCTGCTGAAACTGGCTCGGGCCTAGTCACCTGGACTGACTGCTGAAAGCACCCAgtgcaggaggtgcactagatagTGGTGGTGCATAATGGGCAACCTAAGACCTGGAAATAGCCGGAATACCGTTAGAATCTAGAAGTGCTGAATGAACAGGATGTCTCACATAACCTCTACCATGACGGGTTGAAGCTGGAGCACGGGCACCACTATATGTGCCAATCTCGAGGCTTCTTGGCTTCCTTCTCCTCTCTCCCGGTCCCACATACCCTCCAATATCCGAACGATCTCCACCACCTACTGGTATAGGGTATCACAAATGAGCTTAATAAATGCTTATAGAAAAAAGAGCAAGATGTTGTAAATGCCATGCTATTTATTGAAGTACCAAAGAAAAGATTGCAAACATTAAGAGAAGAGGAATGTGATTCTCTTATTGATAAGGTATCTGCATTTTGTATCAAATATATCGTTTTGGTACCTCACTTTGATGATCCATATGTTAGCTCTTTAAGATCACAATGTAAACATGTTGATTGTACAGTCTCACATCATTATCGGGTTGAAgtattttgcaaaatattttatTGGTAAATTCAAGAACTTAATGAACATTTTGACGAAGTGACGACAATTTTGATTCATAGAATTGCTTGTTTGAATCCAATTAACTCATTTTCAAGTTTTGACATCAGGAAATAATGAGAATAACTGAATTATATCCTGATGACTTCGATGAATTTAGTATGGGTGCTCTTGAAAATCAGCTTGCAAGTTACATTATTGATGATCGTGATGTTGATAAAAGATACTCCAACCTCCATGGGCTATGTGATCTTTCAAAAAGATTAGTTCAGACAAAAAAGCATTAAAATTATCCTCTTGTATTTCGCTTAGTGAAACTTGCTTTGCTTCTGCTAGTTGCTACTACATCCTTTGAAAGAGCTTTTTCGGCAATGAAGTTTATCAAGAATGACTTACGAAGTCGAATGAATAATGAATTCTTTAGCGGATGTTTGGTGCATTATGTAGAAAAAAATGTGTTTGATACTATTTTTAATTAtgttattattaaaatattacaaGATATGAAACCTCGTAGAGTATAATTGTAATAATATATGTAGTTGTGTTTTTTGTTAATCTTATTAGGTCCTTATAACTAACACAAttgttttttgttttctcttttgaAGGTCTTGTAACTACGATCGGCTTATCTTAACACAATCTTTGCGTTGAAAACTTCTCTATCTATTAATGAAACCTATTactgttttatttttcttttttgggttggcttatttgtttatttggtttttaaaatttttgaatcCCCTTCGCAAATATCTTGCCTCTGCCACTGCATATAACTTTATATTATTGGCTTTGAATTTGATTTGgcatatcacttcacttacaacttgtttggatggttattacctattgtattgtatcgtattgttactttaaatacgatgtttgttttgattgttacttaaatttttttgtatcgtatcgttaaatctgtCGTTACGTAATGAcaaaatgtgccactttatgtaacgattGATTTGGcgtggtcgcgtcgttaccttattttttttctcttatttaacCCTTCAttaatattaaataattttatttatcaTTTATCCCACCCtttatatataataattttatctcgtatcataatttttctttataatatttatatacggtcaaaatcaggtATGCCCGATTCTGTAGGCTCGAGGGGTCGCTTTGAGAACAAGTTCGAAATAGACCAGGCTCGAGTCCGAGGGCGGAGTACAAGACTTGAAGATCGAAGTGCTCGATAAACACCGAGGCCAAGTATGACCAACCTCGAGATAATACTGTTATGGTTTCATAGCAAAAGGGCGACATCCCTACAGTGGCCCTAAGATCACAGAGTAAATTCCGAAACGGATTTGTACTAGGCGATTAGACAGCTGTTTAATAAGATTCCCTACTacaattagaagtgtaccttatttaggattttcctactatataaaggggatcccaatcatttgtaacgcATGAGTCATTGACAAGAGAATATACATACATCACTTTCTTGCTTACTGTTCATCTGAGTTgccttattattattttattgttcttATTCACCTACCTCGAGGTTGCCATAACTCGAGGTCAAGATTTGCTTACACACTAGTTTGGCTTATCTTACTCTTTAATTTATATATTTgattccttgtttatcaattaGTATTGGATTAAATCACATACATGTAAAACCGcaatacaagtttaattgttactcatattttagggtaaacagtttgggcccaccgtggagctaaggataatagtgattgtttcagCACTAATTCTGATAACAGACgttattttacacttgttcttgtcaagaattttttgttctcaggttaaaacatgtcaaactcacaaaacgcaCACATACATGGCGATGATGGTCTTGGATTTCATGGGGAAAATAATAATGTAGTTGTTCCAGGAGCCGGTATACCACCGATTAACCCCGGGGAAGTGCCAATTGTAGAACTAGTCGATCTGCTGGCCAAGGAACACAGGGTGTAGGAGACGGGGAAGTTAGTatccaagtaatattcgagatgctacaagctCGGCAGGTTGCTATTTCTCAGCTTCAAAGTCAATATAAAACTCCGAGTATGGTCGAACCAAAAATCACTTGCCGTACTGAGCCGGTGCCAGAAAGGTCAAACGATAATGGATCGGGGACTAATCCTGCAATTATAAAGATGCTCGAGAATCTCACCAAAAGAATCGAGTCGTGAGAGAAAAAAATCGAAGATAATGACAAGAAAATGGAAACATACAACTCCCCTGTTGAtaaaataccgggggcacccccgatcTTAAAAGGTTTGGATGcaa contains:
- the LOC138885858 gene encoding uncharacterized protein, encoding MGIAHEVKQLANLGVRLLDLGDIGISIQDTTTLLLVTEEKKRQYEDPVLVHYRNTIPQKEKTPFEITEDGVMGETHYSRYSIHPGETKMYHDIRKVYWLDEMKKDIAEFVSQCPNYQQVKIEHQKPSGLLQVMRFRLGNGK